From the genome of Malus domestica chromosome 04, GDT2T_hap1, one region includes:
- the LOC139195368 gene encoding uncharacterized protein, translating into MEVESDQPDDVGNCIEETSVQHLFDPGSPDISNMFGEQQVAPRIGDAYQVEIPSMTMDAEQYKLLTNPVHSKVVSGSHYFLVGLPVPIVYSDEGNNIEDHRLESPTNPDNVVNGKSSKEARKRKKDPTRLRKKSSKLKVEPMLFGLDEGEGSKAENIEPILVEENANRSLRSKSCYPVPGSSRSTWSDAEVDGFLLGLYIFGKSFYQVKRFMEHKTMGEILSFYYGKFYRSDAHRIWSEYRKSRRKKCIIGEKIFTGWRQRELLSRIIPHVSEESQKSLSEGYKLFAEGTTSLEEYVSFLKSIVGIRVLVEAIGIGKGKEDLTGFALEPGKNNQELLACPKLPAGKAFSSLTFSEIIKYLTGGVRLSKGRSNDIFWEAVWPRLLENGWHSEQPTHSLVFLTPGIKKFKRRKLTRGQQYFDSVSDVLNKVASEPELIQLQGEEEFVPEATSDQDDLSNHQRHCYLKPRVATSKPNRMQFTVVDTSLVHGGKSQGIVELRYSPVEIQSNPEKNNCSRENEGDSRENKLNEHENDTAEMQLNSKPNMAKHLKRKRFTIVDTSLVHRGKSSKVTELRCSPTVFESVSKSTGLLREIEETSFADLLGKHKPDAADISLDGEVNNFSDNCHRDTSDIGGTNQMEVPNKEDSEEKIEGHPDKKIGMSDNKKLKSTTLHKFSRKEKYKHSNSVCPLPKRRRLAACAKGETGCLVNTCSQGLESEEVGPHGTLSSLNVGELVVSLAGPLEREPSIASLAEGGPVKETTSETRGGNCSGERMSHEKNENHQDQESSRLNLRDSMDSENVVVVNLEINVDSPCLPLSETHVVDTLSASNMISRRQSTRNRPLTAKALEALADGLLGFKKRKKHSEDVPGVKRVSKSSSKARRRVKVTSSHADTVSEVGASEENKVNEALNVSKDTDSKPLDQTGEKWPTGC; encoded by the exons ATGGAG GTGGAATCAGATCAGCCAGATGATGTTGGTAATTGCATCGAAGAGACATCTGTTCAGCATTTATTTGATCCCGGTAGTCCTGATATAAGCAATATGTTCGGAGAGCAGCAGGTGGCTCCCCGAATTGGTGATGCATACCAAGTGGAAATCCCTTCCATGACTATGGACGCTGAGCAGTATAAGCTTTTGACTAATCCCGTTCATTCAAAAGTTGTTAGTGGTTCCCATTACTTTCTAGTTGGTTTGCCTGTACCAATTGTATATTCTGACGAAGGGAATAACATTGAAGATCACAGGCTGGAATCTCCAACTAACCCTGATAATGTGGTTAATGGAAAGAGTTCTAAGGAAGctagaaagagaaaaaaggaTCCTACTAGACTGAGGaagaaaagttcaaaacttAAAGTTGAACCCATGTTATTTGGGTTAGACGAGGGAGAAGGATCAAAAGCAGAAAATATTGAGCCGATTTTGGTGGAAGAGAATGCAAATCGATCACTTAGAAGCAAGTCCTGTTATCCAGTTCCTGGTTCATCAAGAAGCACATGGAGTGATGCTGAAGTGGATGGTTTTCTTCTGGGCTTATACATTTTCGGGAAGAGCTTTTACCAGGTGAAGAGATTCATGGAGCACAAAACCATGGGAGAAATACTGTCATTTTATTATGGGAAGTTTTATAGGTCTGATGCACACCGCATATGGTCAGAGTACCGGAAAAGTAGAAGAAAGAAATGTATCATTGGGGAGAAAATTTTCACAGGGTGGAGGCAACGGGAGCTGTTATCTCGTATAATTCCTCATGTCTCAGAAGAATCTCAAAAATCTTTATCAGAG GGTTACAAATTATTTGCAGAGGGGACAACGTCTCTAGAAGAATATGTCTCATTCTTAAAGTCCATTGTTGGCATTCGTGTCCTTGTGGAAGCTATAGGAATCGGGAAAGGGAAAGAAGATCTCACAGGCTTTGCCCTGGAACCTGGAAAGAACAACCAAGAGCTTCTAGCTTGTCCAAAATTACCCGCTGGCAAAGCATTTAGTTCTCTTACATTCagtgaaataattaaatatttgacCGGAGGGGTTCGGTTGAGCAAAGGGCGGTCTAACGATATCTTTTGGGAGGCTGTTTGGCCGCGTTTGCTAGAAAATGGATGGCATTCTGAGCAACCTACACATTCTCTGGTTTTTCTTACGCCTGGCATAAAGAAgttcaaaagaagaaaattgacAAGGGGACAGCAGTATTTTGATTCTGTTAGTGATGTTCTGAACAAAGTGGCATCTGAACCAGAACTTATTCAGCTTCAAGGTGAAGAAGAATTTGTTCCAGAGGCGACATCAGACCAAGATGATCTATCTAATCATCAACGCCATTGCTACCTCAAACCTAGGGTCGCTACTAGCAAACCAAACCGGATGCAGTTCACTGTTGTTGACACCAGTTTGGTCCATGGGGGAAAATCACAAGGCATAGTGGAACTGAGATACTCACCAGTTGAAATCCAAAGTAATCCGGAAAAAAACAATTGTTCAAGAGAAAATGAAGGGGACTCTCGTGAGAATAAATTAAATGAACATGAGAATGATACTGCTGAAATGCAGTTGAACAGTAAACCCAATATGGCCAAGCACCTGAAGCGTAAGAGGTTCACGATTGTCGACACCAGTCTAGTTCATAGAGGAAAATCATCAAAAGTTACAGAACTGAGATGCTCACCAACTGTATTTGAAAGTGTTTCTAAGTCAACTGGTCTTTTacgagaaattgaagaaacttCTTTTGCGGATTTATTGGGCAAGCATAAGCCTGATGCTGCTGATATTTCATTGGATGGTGAAGTGAATAACTTCAGTGACAACTGCCATAGGGATACATCGGATATTGGTGGTACAAACCAAATGGAAGTACCAAATAAGGAAGATTCTGAAGAAAAAATAGAGGGCCACCCGGATAAAAAAATTGGCATGTCCGATAACAAGAAGCTGAAGAGTACTACATTACATAAATTTAGtcggaaagaaaaatataaacattCAAATTCTGTATGTCCTCTCCCCAAACGGCGAAGATTAGCTGCTTGTGCTAAGGGAGAAACAggttgcctcgtcaacacttgcTCTCAAGGTTTGGAGTCAGAAGAAGTGGGCCCTCATGGCACCTTGAGTTCTCTAAATGTAGGCGAGCTTGTTGTTTCTCTAGCGGGTCCTCTTGAAAGGGAGCCATCAATTGCTTCTCTTGCTGAAGGTGGTCCAGTAAAGGAGACTACTTCTGAAACTCGTGGTGGGAATTGTTCAGGTGAGCGCATGTCGCATGAGAAGAATGAGAATCATCAAGACCAGGAATCATCCAGGCTCAACCTACGTGATTCGATGGACAGTGAAAACGTTGTTGTGGTCAACCTGGAAATAAATGTAGACAGTCCGTGTCTCCCATTAAGTGAAACACATGTTGTAGACACCTTGAGTGCCTCTAACATGATCTCTAGGAGGCAAAGCACAAGAAACCGACCGCTAACAGCTAAAGCATTGGAAGCTCTTGCAGACGGGTTATTAGgctttaaaaagagaaaaaagcaCTCAGAAGATGTCCCTGGGGTAAAGCGAGTCTCAAAATCCTCCAGTAAGGCCCGGAGGAGAGTCAAGGTAACATCAAGTCATGCTGATACTGTTAGTGAAGTTGGGGCTTCAGAAGAAAACAAGGTGAATGAAGCTTTGAATGTTAGCAAAGATACAGATAGCAAACCTCTTGATCAAACTGGAGAAAAGTGGCCAACTGGCTGCTAG